The following proteins come from a genomic window of Lolium rigidum isolate FL_2022 chromosome 5, APGP_CSIRO_Lrig_0.1, whole genome shotgun sequence:
- the LOC124652514 gene encoding fatty acid desaturase DES3-like yields MAAAAMRQQQEASCKATEDRRSDFDAAKPPPFRIGDVRAAVPAHCWRKSPLRSLSYVARDVAVVAALAAAAWWVDSTAVWPLYWAVQGTMFWALFVLGHDCGHGSFSDSGTLNSVVGHLLHTFILVPYNGWRISHRTHHQNHGHIEKDESWHPITERLYQKLEARTKKLRFSVPFPLLAFPVYLWYRSPGKTGSHFNPSSGLFTPKERLDVIISTTCWFTMIGLLIGMACVFGPVPVLKLYGVPYVVFVMWLDLVTYLHHHGHEDLPWYRGEEWSYLRGGLTTVDRDYGWINNIHHDIGTHVIHHLFPQIPHYHLVEATKAASPVLGRYYRVPEKSGPLPVHLASVLLKSLRVDHFVSDVGDVVFYQTDPSLSGDNWTGTDKHK; encoded by the exons ATGGCCGCGGCGGCAATGAGGCAGCAGCAGGAGGCCAGCTGCAAGGCCACCGAGGACCGCCGCTCCGACTTCGACGCCGCCAAGCCGCCGCCTTTCCGCATCGGCGACGTGCGCGCCGCCGTGCCCGCCCACTGCTGGCGCAAGAGCCCACTCCGCTCCCTCTCCTACGTCGCGCGCGACGTCGCCGTGGTGgcggcgctcgccgccgccgcctggtggGTCGACAGCACGGCCGTGTGGCCGCTCTACTGGGCCGTCCAGGGCACCATGTTCTGGGCGCTCTTCGTCCTCGGCCACGACTG TGGTCACGGGAGCTTCTCCGACAGCGGCACGCTCAACAGCGTCGTCGGCCACCTGCTgcacaccttcatcctcgtcccatACAATGGCTG GAGGATCAGCCACAGGACGCACCATCAGAACCATGGCCACATCGAAAAGGACGAGTCATGGCACCCG ATCACCGAGAGGCTGTACCAGAAACTGGAAGCGCGGACCAAGAAACTACGCTTCTCAGTACCATTCCCGCTTCTGGCTTTCCCTGTCTACCTC TGGTACAGAAGCCCTGGCAAGACCGGCTCGCACTTCAACCCGAGCAGCGGTCTGTTTACTCCCAAGGAGAGGCTTGACGTGATCATCTCCACCACCTGCTGGTTCACGATGATCGGTCTGCTCATCGGCATGGCATGCGTGTTCGGCCCGGTACCGGTTCTTAAGCTGTACGGGGTTCCATATGTT GTGTTTGTGATGTGGCTTGATTTGGTGACCtatcttcaccaccatggtcatGAGGACCTTCCGTGGTACCGCGGCGAG GAATGGAGCTACCTCCGTGGTGGTCTGACGACCGTGGACCGGGACTACGGGTGGATCAACAACATCCACCATGACATTGGCACCCATGTCATCCACCACCTCTTCCCCCAAATACCTCACTACCACCTAGTAGAAGCG ACCAAGGCGGCGAGCCCAGTATTGGGTAGATACTACCGGGTGCCTGAGAAGTCAGGTCCGCTGCCAGTTCATCTTGCCAGCGTCCTCCTCAAGAGCTTAAGAGTTGATCACTTCGTCAGTGACGTGGGAGATGTCGTCTTCTACCAAACTGACCCCAGCTTGAGCGGCGACAACTGGACCGGAACTGACAAGCACAAGTGA
- the LOC124651379 gene encoding jasmonate-induced oxygenase 4-like, with product MASSNPLEWPETVVPVQTLSGSGMSTVPRQYIKPPSERPSGSTNDPNLKIPVIDLASFSNAPDHHQAMLEIVADACKDWGFFQVVNHDVDMEVVKRMRGAWREFFALPMEEKKVYANLPVTYEGYGSRLGVEKEAILDWNDYYFLNLFPSDIRNLDKWPKIPTDLRETTEKYACQLISLCQVLLKAVSSSLGLEEDYLLSAFGGTDGISATMRANYYPRCPQPELTLGISAHSDPGGITLLLADDNVEGTQVRKGDSWVTVQPVPGSFLVNVGDQIQILSNGRYRSVEHRALANSDEDRHTIAFFCNPRGDLPIAPASELVHPESPALYQKAVTFNDYRKYIRTKGPSGRMQIQSINSTMQPEPAA from the exons ATGGCAAGTAGCAATCCGCTTGAATGGCCAGAAACCGTTGTACCAGTGCAAACTCTTTCTGGCTCTGGTATGAGCACCGTGCCACGACAGTACATCAAGCCTCCATCTGAGCGTCCTAGTGGTAGCACAAATGATCCTAATCTTAAAATCCCAGTTATCGATCTTGCTAGCTTCTCTAATGCTCCTGACCATCACCAAGCAATGCTAGAAATAGTAGCCGATGCATGTAAGGACTGGGGTTTCTTCCAGGTAGTAAACCATGATGTGGACATGGAAGTTGTGAAGAGGATGAGAGGTGCATGGAGGGAGTTCTTTGCCCTccccatggaagagaagaaggtatATGCAAACTTACCAGTAACATATGAGGGGTATGGGAGCCGCCTTGGAGTTGAGAAAGAGGCAATCTTGGACTGGAATGACTATTACTTCCTCAATCTCTTCCCAAGTGATATCAGGAATCTTGACAAGTGGCCAAAGATTCCTACTGACCTGAG GGAAACCACTGAGAAATATGCATGCCAATTGATAAGTCTCTGTCAAGTCTTGCTCAAGGCTGTGTCCAGTAGCTTAGGATTGGAGGAGGACTACCTCCTTAGTGCTTTTGGTGGCACTGATGGCATCTCGGCTACCATGCGCGCAAACTACTACCCTAGATGCCCACAGCCTGAGCTCACTCTTGGTATCTCGGCTCACTCTGACCCTGGTGGTATTACCTTGCTCCTCGCTGATGATAACGTCGAGGGGACACAGGTACGCAAGGGAGACTCATGGGTCACTGTGCAACCAGTTCCTGGTTCCTTCCTCGTGAACGTTGGAGATCAGATTCAG ATCCTAAGCAACGGGCGGTACAGGAGTGTGGAGCACCGTGCGCTGGCCAACTCCGATGAGGACCGCCACACCATCGCCTTCTTCTGCAACCCTCGTGGAGACCTCCCCATCGCCCCGGCAAGTGAGCTCGTCCATCCGGAGTCACCGGCGCTGTACCAGAAGGCTGTCACTTTCAATGACTATCGCAAGTACATACGCACCAAGGGTCCTAGCGGCAGGATGCAGATCCAGTCCATCAACAGCACCATGCAGCCAGAGCCTGCAGCTTGA